The proteins below are encoded in one region of Dioscorea cayenensis subsp. rotundata cultivar TDr96_F1 chromosome 18, TDr96_F1_v2_PseudoChromosome.rev07_lg8_w22 25.fasta, whole genome shotgun sequence:
- the LOC120281621 gene encoding uncharacterized protein LOC120281621 isoform X2 — MSSSAANSPSPAATSASASSPRRASPTPVSSSPTSPLATDDEYEIPERSSKIIKRASSRSSSTIRDEGFGDDHAPSSSSEELHTLLPMMKLMILRIKNRRGKLTMRTCPKHIITVILEDLMKESSD; from the exons ATGTCGTCCTCGGCGGCGAACTCTCCATCTCCCGCCGCCACCTCCGCCTCCGCATCCTCGCCAAGACGCGCCTCGCCGACTCCCGTCTCATCCTCTCCGACGTCGCCTCTGGCCACG GATGATGAGTATGAAATTCCCGAAAGGTCGAGCAAGATCATAAAGCGAGCATCTTCGCGTTC GAGTTCCACCATTAGAGATGAGGGTTTTGGTGATGATCATGCACCTTCGTCCTCCTCCGag GAGCTGCacaccctcttacccatgatgAAGCTGATGATCTTGAGGATCAAAAATAGAAGAG GGAAGTTGACTATGAGGACATGCCCAAAGCACATCATAACAGTGATACTGGAGGATCTCATGAAAGAAAGCTCAGACTAG
- the LOC120281621 gene encoding uncharacterized protein LOC120281621 isoform X1 — translation MSSSAANSPSPAATSASASSPRRASPTPVSSSPTSPLATDDEYEIPERSSKIIKRASSRVPPLEMRVLVMIMHLRPPPREVDYEDMPKAHHNSDTGGSHERKLRLDEDTATRHADYNTNRLHKKYSQESR, via the exons ATGTCGTCCTCGGCGGCGAACTCTCCATCTCCCGCCGCCACCTCCGCCTCCGCATCCTCGCCAAGACGCGCCTCGCCGACTCCCGTCTCATCCTCTCCGACGTCGCCTCTGGCCACG GATGATGAGTATGAAATTCCCGAAAGGTCGAGCAAGATCATAAAGCGAGCATCTTCGC GAGTTCCACCATTAGAGATGAGGGTTTTGGTGATGATCATGCACCTTCGTCCTCCTCCGag GGAAGTTGACTATGAGGACATGCCCAAAGCACATCATAACAGTGATACTGGAGGATCTCATGAAAGAAAGCTCAGACTAGATGAGGACACTGCTACAAGGCATGCTGACTATAACACAAATAGGCTACACAAGAAGTACTCTCAAGAATCGAGATAG
- the LOC120281621 gene encoding uncharacterized protein LOC120281621 isoform X4: MSSSAANSPSPAATSASASSPRRASPTPVSSSPTSPLATDDEYEIPERSSKIIKRASSRSSSTIRDEGFGDDHAPSSSSEMGCIPSSMMTGAAHPLTHDEADDLEDQK; the protein is encoded by the exons ATGTCGTCCTCGGCGGCGAACTCTCCATCTCCCGCCGCCACCTCCGCCTCCGCATCCTCGCCAAGACGCGCCTCGCCGACTCCCGTCTCATCCTCTCCGACGTCGCCTCTGGCCACG GATGATGAGTATGAAATTCCCGAAAGGTCGAGCAAGATCATAAAGCGAGCATCTTCGCGTTC GAGTTCCACCATTAGAGATGAGGGTTTTGGTGATGATCATGCACCTTCGTCCTCCTCCGag ATGGGATGCATTCCTTCTTCAATGATGACAGGAGCTGCacaccctcttacccatgatgAAGCTGATGATCTTGAGGATCAAAAATAG
- the LOC120281909 gene encoding ubiquitin-like protein ATG12 isoform X2 — protein MAAESLTSERKVVVHLRATGDAPILKQAKFKIAGSDKFLKVIEFLRRQLHRDTLFVYVNSAFSPSPDELVIDLYNNFGFDGKLVVNYACSMAWG, from the exons ATGGCCGCAGAGTCTCTCACTAGTGAGCGAAAAG tggtggttcaccttagagCCACTGGCGATGCTCCCATATTGAAGCAGGCTAAATTCAAG ATTGCTGGATCGGACAAGTTCTTGAAGGTCATTGAGTTTCTTCGCCGCCAGCTTCATAGGGATACCTTG TTTGTCTATGTCAACAGTGCTTTTTCTCCAAGTCCAGATGAGTTAGTTATCGACCTATACAAT aattttggatttgatggaaagCTTGTGGTCAATTATGCTTGCTCAATGGCATGGGGCTGA
- the LOC120281621 gene encoding uncharacterized protein LOC120281621 isoform X3 — translation MSSSAANSPSPAATSASASSPRRASPTPVSSSPTSPLATVEQDHKASIFASSTIRDEGFGDDHAPSSSSEELHTLLPMMKLMILRIKNRRGKLTMRTCPKHIITVILEDLMKESSD, via the exons ATGTCGTCCTCGGCGGCGAACTCTCCATCTCCCGCCGCCACCTCCGCCTCCGCATCCTCGCCAAGACGCGCCTCGCCGACTCCCGTCTCATCCTCTCCGACGTCGCCTCTGGCCACG GTCGAGCAAGATCATAAAGCGAGCATCTTCGC GAGTTCCACCATTAGAGATGAGGGTTTTGGTGATGATCATGCACCTTCGTCCTCCTCCGag GAGCTGCacaccctcttacccatgatgAAGCTGATGATCTTGAGGATCAAAAATAGAAGAG GGAAGTTGACTATGAGGACATGCCCAAAGCACATCATAACAGTGATACTGGAGGATCTCATGAAAGAAAGCTCAGACTAG
- the LOC120281909 gene encoding ubiquitin-like protein ATG12 isoform X1: MAAESLTSERKGEKRKAEVVVHLRATGDAPILKQAKFKIAGSDKFLKVIEFLRRQLHRDTLFVYVNSAFSPSPDELVIDLYNNFGFDGKLVVNYACSMAWG; this comes from the exons ATGGCCGCAGAGTCTCTCACTAGTGAGCGAAAAGGTGAGAAGAGAAAAGCGGAAG tggtggttcaccttagagCCACTGGCGATGCTCCCATATTGAAGCAGGCTAAATTCAAG ATTGCTGGATCGGACAAGTTCTTGAAGGTCATTGAGTTTCTTCGCCGCCAGCTTCATAGGGATACCTTG TTTGTCTATGTCAACAGTGCTTTTTCTCCAAGTCCAGATGAGTTAGTTATCGACCTATACAAT aattttggatttgatggaaagCTTGTGGTCAATTATGCTTGCTCAATGGCATGGGGCTGA
- the LOC120281602 gene encoding protein ELF4-LIKE 4-like: MEGDTLSGLGNGAQLDNKVLQAFQKNFGQVQSILDQNRLLINEINQNHESKVPDNLSRNVGLIRELNNNIRRVVDLYGDLSSSFTKSVEASSEGDSSGTLKSDGKAGQKRNRPG; this comes from the coding sequence ATGGAGGGAGACACACTCTCAGGTCTTGGCAATGGAGCTCAATTGGATAACAAGGTCCTTCAGGCCTTCCAGAAAAACTTTGGCCAGGTCCAGAGCATTTTGGATCAGAACCGCCTTCTAATCAATGAGATCAACCAGAATCATGAGTCTAAAGTCCCTGATAACCTCAGCCGGAATGTTGGATTGATCAGAGAACTCAACAACAACATTCGCAGAGTTGTTGATCTTTACGGCGATCTATCAAGCTCGTTTACCAAATCTGTCGAAGCCTCATCTGAGGGAGACTCTTCAGGAACTCTAAAATCAGACGGGAAAGCCGGACAGAAGAGAAACAGGCCCGGGTAG
- the LOC120281665 gene encoding stress-response A/B barrel domain-containing protein UP3 — MITNLQALSSLGITTHLVAAPILRLRSGAATAAAFTHLLHSRYSSPSDLAAYASDPRHVAVVKDSVLPICDDIMAVDWLSDLSSGPIAPPPGSAVRLTLAKPKEGKKLELMAALEQVKASAAMKLAGQVSFGENFSPARAKGYEVGFIAVFDGVEALDGLEKDEALVEEEKKKLRPLLESVIVVDFVVPPAPAPASL; from the coding sequence ATGATCACGAATCTCCAAGCACTCTCCAGCCTCGGGATCACCACCCACCTCGTCGCCGCCCCCATCCTCCGCCTCCGTTCCGGCGCCGCCACGGCTGCCGCCTTCACTCATCTTCTCCATAGCCGCTACTCCTCCCCCTCCGATCTCGCCGCGTACGCCTCAGATCCCCGCCACGTCGCCGTCGTGAAGGACTCCGTCCTTCCTATCTGCGACGACATCATGGCCGTCGATTGGCTCTCTGATCTCTCCTCCGGCCCGATCGCCCCGCCTCCGGGATCCGCCGTGCGGCTCACCCTCGCCAAGCCGAAGGAGGGCAAGAAGCTGGAGCTGATGGCGGCTTTAGAGCAGGTTAAGGCGTCGGCAGCGATGAAGCTCGCCGGGCAAGTGAGCTTCGGGGAGAACTTCTCCCCGGCTAGGGCAAAGGGGTATGAGGTTGGGTTCATAGCGGTGTTTGACGGCGTGGAGGCGCTTGACGGGTTGGAAAAGGATGAGGCTTtggtggaggaggagaagaaaaagcTCAGGCCTTTGCTTGAGAGTGTCATCGTCGTGGATTTCGTCGTGCCGCCGGCTCCGGCTCCGGCAAGTCTTTGA